A region of Streptomyces sp. R44 DNA encodes the following proteins:
- the ruvA gene encoding Holliday junction branch migration protein RuvA — MIAFVSGPVAALAPTTAVVEVGGVGMAVQCTPNTIAGLRLGEHARLATSLVVREDSLTLYGFADDDERQVFELLQTASGVGPRLAQAMLGVHSPDALRLAVATGDEKALTAVPGIGKKGAQKLLLELKDKLGAPLGSSGLVGAQRAAATGPAPWTEQLSAALIGLGYASREAEEAVSAVTPQAEAALAETGSAPVPQLLRAALQTLNRAR; from the coding sequence ATGATCGCCTTCGTGAGCGGCCCGGTCGCCGCACTCGCCCCCACGACCGCCGTCGTCGAGGTGGGGGGAGTGGGCATGGCCGTCCAGTGCACCCCGAACACCATCGCCGGGCTGCGCCTCGGTGAGCACGCCCGGCTCGCCACCTCCCTGGTGGTCCGGGAGGACTCCCTCACGCTGTACGGCTTCGCCGACGACGACGAGCGCCAGGTCTTCGAGCTCCTCCAGACCGCCAGCGGCGTCGGCCCCCGCCTCGCCCAGGCCATGCTGGGGGTGCACAGCCCCGACGCGCTGCGCCTCGCCGTCGCCACCGGCGACGAGAAGGCCCTCACCGCCGTCCCCGGCATCGGCAAGAAGGGCGCGCAGAAGCTCCTCCTCGAACTGAAGGACAAGCTCGGCGCCCCGCTCGGCAGCAGCGGTCTCGTCGGCGCCCAGCGTGCCGCGGCCACGGGCCCCGCCCCGTGGACCGAGCAGCTGTCCGCCGCCCTGATCGGCCTCGGCTACGCGAGCCGCGAGGCCGAGGAGGCCGTCAGCGCCGTCACGCCGCAGGCCGAGGCCGCCCTCGCCGAGACCGGCTCCGCCCCCGTGCCCCAGCTGCTGCGCGCCGCGCTGCAGACCCTGAACCGCGCCCGCTGA
- the ruvC gene encoding crossover junction endodeoxyribonuclease RuvC has translation MRVLGVDPGLTRCGVGVVEGVAGRPLTMLGVGVVRTAADADIGVRLVGIERGIEEWLDRFSPELVAVERVFSQHNVRTVMGTAQASAVAMLCASRRGIPVALHTPSEVKAAVTGSGRADKAQVGAMVTRLLRLSAPPKPADAADALALAICHIWRAPAQNRLQQAVAQHAAARPVTALKGRTR, from the coding sequence GTGCGCGTACTCGGGGTGGACCCCGGGCTGACCCGGTGCGGCGTCGGCGTCGTCGAGGGCGTCGCCGGCCGGCCCCTGACCATGCTCGGCGTCGGTGTCGTCCGCACGGCCGCGGACGCCGACATCGGCGTGCGCCTGGTCGGCATCGAGCGCGGCATCGAGGAGTGGCTCGACCGCTTCTCGCCCGAACTCGTCGCCGTGGAGCGGGTGTTCAGCCAGCACAACGTCCGTACGGTGATGGGCACGGCCCAGGCCAGCGCGGTCGCCATGCTCTGCGCCTCCCGGCGCGGCATCCCCGTCGCCCTGCACACCCCCAGCGAGGTCAAGGCCGCCGTCACCGGCAGCGGCCGCGCCGACAAGGCCCAGGTCGGGGCGATGGTGACCCGGCTCCTGCGGCTCTCCGCCCCGCCCAAGCCGGCCGACGCCGCCGACGCCCTCGCCCTCGCCATCTGTCACATCTGGCGGGCCCCCGCCCAGAACCGTCTGCAACAGGCCGTCGCCCAGCACGCCGCTGCCCGGCCCGTCACCGCGCTGAAAGGCCGTACCCGATGA
- a CDS encoding YebC/PmpR family DNA-binding transcriptional regulator: MSGHSKWATTKHKKAVIDAKRGKLFAKLIKNIEVAARTGGADLDGNPTLFDAVQKAKKQSVPNKNIDSALKRGAGLEAGGADYATIMYEGYGPNGVAVLIECLTDNRNRAASDVRVAMTRNGGSMADPGSVSYLFNRKGVVVLPKGELSEDDVLETVLEAGAEEVNDLGESFEIISEATDLVAVRTALQEAGIDYDSAESSFVPTMQVELDEEGARKMFKLIDALEDSDDVQNVFANFDVSDEVMEKVDA; the protein is encoded by the coding sequence ATGTCCGGCCACTCTAAATGGGCTACGACGAAGCACAAGAAGGCCGTGATCGACGCCAAGCGCGGCAAGCTCTTCGCGAAGCTGATCAAGAACATCGAGGTCGCGGCCCGCACGGGCGGCGCCGACCTGGACGGTAACCCGACGCTGTTCGACGCCGTCCAGAAGGCGAAGAAGCAGTCGGTCCCGAACAAGAACATCGACTCCGCGCTCAAGCGCGGTGCGGGTCTCGAGGCCGGCGGCGCCGACTACGCCACGATCATGTACGAGGGCTACGGCCCGAACGGTGTCGCGGTGCTCATCGAGTGCCTCACCGACAACCGCAACCGCGCCGCCTCCGACGTGCGCGTGGCCATGACCCGCAACGGCGGCTCCATGGCGGACCCGGGCTCCGTCTCGTACCTGTTCAACCGCAAGGGCGTCGTCGTGCTCCCCAAGGGCGAGCTGTCCGAGGACGACGTCCTGGAGACGGTGCTCGAAGCCGGTGCCGAGGAGGTCAACGACCTCGGTGAGTCCTTCGAGATCATCAGCGAGGCCACCGACCTGGTCGCGGTCCGTACCGCCCTCCAGGAGGCCGGTATCGACTACGACTCCGCCGAGTCCAGCTTCGTCCCGACCATGCAGGTCGAGCTCGACGAAGAGGGCGCGCGCAAGATGTTCAAGCTGATCGACGCGCTGGAGGACAGCGACGACGTGCAGAACGTCTTCGCCAACTTCGACGTCAGCGACGAGGTCATGGAGAAGGTCGACGCCTGA
- the pdxT gene encoding pyridoxal 5'-phosphate synthase glutaminase subunit PdxT, translating to MSTPVIGVLALQGDVREHLIALAAADAVARPVRRPEELAEVDGLVIPGGESTTISKLAVLFGLMEPLRERIAAGMPVYGTCAGLIMLADKILDPRSGQETFGGIDMIVRRNAFGRQNESFEAGVTVTGIDTPVEGVFIRAPWVESVGAQVEVLAEHEGHIVAVRQGRALATSFHPELTGDHRIHELFVDMVRAER from the coding sequence ATGAGCACGCCCGTGATCGGTGTCCTGGCCCTCCAGGGCGACGTACGGGAGCACCTGATCGCCCTGGCCGCGGCTGACGCCGTGGCCAGGCCGGTCCGGCGCCCCGAGGAACTCGCCGAGGTCGACGGTCTGGTCATCCCCGGTGGCGAGTCCACCACGATCTCCAAGCTGGCCGTCCTCTTCGGCCTGATGGAGCCGCTGCGCGAGCGCATCGCCGCCGGCATGCCCGTGTACGGCACCTGCGCCGGCCTGATCATGCTCGCCGACAAGATCCTCGACCCGCGCTCGGGCCAGGAGACCTTCGGCGGCATCGACATGATCGTCCGCCGCAACGCCTTCGGGCGACAGAACGAGTCCTTCGAGGCCGGTGTGACCGTGACCGGGATCGACACTCCCGTCGAGGGCGTCTTCATCCGCGCCCCGTGGGTGGAGTCCGTCGGCGCCCAGGTCGAGGTGCTCGCCGAGCACGAGGGCCACATCGTCGCCGTCCGCCAGGGCCGGGCCCTCGCGACCTCCTTCCACCCCGAGCTCACCGGCGACCACCGCATCCACGAGCTGTTCGTGGACATGGTGCGCGCCGAACGGTGA
- the pdxS gene encoding pyridoxal 5'-phosphate synthase lyase subunit PdxS, which produces MSTTPSTTFQSPETGTARVKRGMAEQLKGGVIMDVVNAEQAKIAEDAGAVAVMALERVPADIRKDGGVARMSDPNMIEEIIGAVSIPVMAKSRIGHFVEAQVLQSLGVDYIDESEVLTPADEINHSDKWAFTTPFVCGATNLGEALRRIAEGAAMIRSKGEAGTGNVVEAVRHLRQIKNEIAKLRGFDNNELFAAAKELRAPYELVKEVAELGKLPVVLFSAGGVATPADAALMRQLGAEGVFVGSGIFKSGDPAKRAAAIVKATTFYDDPKVIADASRNLGEAMVGINCDTLPESERYANRGW; this is translated from the coding sequence GTGTCCACCACGCCTTCCACCACCTTCCAGTCCCCCGAGACCGGCACCGCGCGCGTGAAGCGCGGCATGGCCGAGCAGCTCAAGGGCGGCGTGATCATGGACGTGGTCAACGCCGAGCAGGCGAAGATCGCCGAGGACGCCGGCGCCGTGGCCGTCATGGCCCTGGAGCGGGTCCCCGCGGACATCCGCAAGGACGGTGGCGTCGCCCGCATGTCCGACCCGAACATGATCGAAGAGATCATCGGCGCGGTCTCCATCCCGGTCATGGCCAAGTCCCGCATCGGCCACTTCGTCGAGGCCCAGGTCCTGCAGTCCCTCGGCGTCGACTACATCGACGAGTCCGAGGTCCTGACCCCGGCCGACGAGATCAACCACTCCGACAAGTGGGCCTTCACGACCCCCTTCGTCTGTGGTGCCACCAACCTGGGCGAGGCCCTGCGCCGCATCGCCGAGGGCGCGGCCATGATCCGCTCCAAGGGCGAGGCCGGCACCGGCAACGTCGTCGAGGCCGTCCGTCACCTCCGCCAGATCAAGAACGAGATCGCCAAGCTGCGCGGCTTCGACAACAACGAGCTGTTCGCCGCCGCCAAGGAGCTCCGCGCCCCGTACGAGCTCGTCAAGGAGGTCGCCGAGCTCGGCAAGCTGCCGGTCGTGCTGTTCTCCGCCGGTGGTGTCGCCACCCCCGCCGACGCCGCGCTCATGCGCCAGCTCGGCGCCGAGGGCGTCTTCGTCGGCTCCGGCATCTTCAAGTCGGGCGACCCGGCCAAGCGCGCCGCCGCCATCGTGAAGGCCACCACCTTCTACGACGACCCGAAGGTCATCGCGGACGCCTCCCGCAACCTGGGCGAGGCCATGGTCGGCATCAACTGCGACACCCTCCCCGAGTCCGAGCGCTACGCGAACCGGGGCTGGTAA
- a CDS encoding MBL fold metallo-hydrolase: METITRLDLGHLTRPAQEWGGPRARVEPVLGYLVRHAGVRLLFDTGIGTGSPETDAHYRPVRHPLTVGPGDVDVVVNCHLHFDHIGGNQLFPTTPVLVQRKELAVARAGAYTIDELLPGVRYEELDGEHELAPGVRIVPTPGHTEGHQSLVLDHGDRVTVLAGQAYDFAHEFGSPYLPWLDRLGELADGRPARVLFAHDRDLWEGVLPPPR; the protein is encoded by the coding sequence ATGGAGACGATCACCCGGCTCGACCTCGGACACCTCACCCGCCCCGCCCAGGAGTGGGGCGGCCCACGCGCCCGCGTGGAGCCCGTTCTCGGGTATCTCGTGCGGCACGCAGGCGTGCGGCTGCTCTTCGACACCGGGATCGGGACCGGCTCTCCCGAGACCGACGCGCACTACCGACCCGTCCGGCACCCCCTGACCGTCGGCCCCGGCGACGTCGACGTCGTCGTCAACTGCCACCTGCACTTCGACCACATCGGCGGCAACCAGCTCTTCCCCACCACACCCGTCCTCGTCCAGCGCAAGGAGCTCGCCGTCGCCCGCGCCGGCGCGTACACGATCGACGAACTGCTGCCCGGCGTCCGGTACGAGGAGCTCGACGGCGAGCACGAGCTCGCGCCGGGCGTGCGGATCGTGCCGACACCCGGGCACACCGAGGGCCATCAGTCCCTCGTCCTCGACCACGGCGACCGCGTCACGGTCCTCGCGGGTCAGGCGTACGACTTCGCCCACGAGTTCGGCAGCCCGTACCTCCCCTGGCTCGACCGGCTCGGCGAGCTCGCGGACGGCCGCCCCGCACGAGTCCTGTTCGCCCACGACCGTGACCTTTGGGAAGGTGTGCTGCCGCCGCCCCGGTAG
- a CDS encoding glycosyltransferase family 4 protein has protein sequence MKIGIVCPYSWDVPGGVQFHIRDLAEHLVRLGHEVSVLAPADDDTPLPPYVVSAGRAVPVSYNGSVARLSFGFLSAARVRRWLHDGTFDVVHIHEPTSPSLGLLTCWAAQGPIVATFHTSNPRSRAMIAAYPILQPALEKISARIAVSEYARRTLVEHLGGDAVVIPNGVDVDFFARAEPKKEWQGETLGFIGRIDEPRKGLPVLMRALPKILAARPGARLLVAGRGDEEEAVASLPAEMRSRVEFLGMVSDEDKARLLRSVDVYVAPNTGGESFGIILVEALSAGAPVLASDLDAFAQVLDQGAAGELFANEDADALADAAIALLGDAPRRKELSARGSAHVRRFDWSTVGADILAVYETVTDGAAAVDTDERTGGLRARLGL, from the coding sequence GTGAAGATCGGGATCGTCTGTCCGTACTCCTGGGACGTGCCGGGCGGCGTCCAGTTCCACATCCGCGACCTCGCCGAGCACCTCGTCCGGCTGGGCCACGAGGTCTCCGTCCTCGCCCCCGCCGACGACGACACCCCGCTCCCGCCGTACGTCGTCTCGGCCGGGCGGGCCGTCCCGGTCTCGTACAACGGCTCGGTGGCCCGGCTCAGCTTCGGCTTCCTCTCCGCCGCGCGGGTCCGCCGCTGGCTGCACGACGGCACCTTCGACGTCGTCCACATCCACGAGCCGACCTCCCCGTCGCTCGGGCTGCTCACCTGCTGGGCGGCGCAGGGGCCGATCGTCGCCACCTTCCACACCTCGAACCCGCGCTCCCGGGCCATGATCGCCGCGTATCCGATCCTCCAGCCGGCCCTGGAGAAGATCAGCGCCCGCATCGCGGTCAGCGAGTACGCGCGCCGGACGCTGGTGGAGCACCTGGGGGGCGACGCCGTCGTCATCCCCAACGGCGTCGACGTGGACTTCTTCGCCCGCGCCGAACCGAAGAAGGAGTGGCAGGGCGAGACCCTCGGCTTCATCGGCCGCATCGACGAACCGCGCAAGGGCCTGCCCGTCCTCATGCGGGCCCTCCCGAAGATCCTCGCCGCGCGGCCGGGCGCGCGGCTGTTGGTGGCCGGACGCGGCGACGAGGAGGAGGCGGTCGCCTCGCTCCCGGCCGAGATGCGCTCGCGCGTCGAGTTCCTCGGCATGGTCAGCGACGAGGACAAGGCGCGGCTGCTGCGGAGCGTCGACGTGTACGTGGCGCCCAACACCGGCGGCGAGAGCTTCGGCATCATCCTCGTCGAGGCGTTGTCGGCCGGTGCGCCGGTCCTCGCCTCCGACCTGGACGCCTTCGCGCAGGTCCTCGACCAGGGGGCGGCGGGCGAGCTCTTCGCCAACGAGGACGCCGACGCGCTGGCGGACGCCGCGATCGCGCTCCTCGGGGACGCTCCGCGACGCAAGGAGCTGAGCGCGCGGGGCTCGGCCCATGTGCGGCGCTTCGACTGGTCGACGGTCGGGGCGGACATCCTCGCGGTGTACGAGACGGTGACGGACGGGGCGGCGGCGGTGGACACGGACGAACGCACGGGCGGCCTACGAGCCCGCCTGGGCCTGTAG
- a CDS encoding phosphatidylinositol mannoside acyltransferase → MSTLKERLSDGLYGAGWATVKKLPDPVATGLGRRIADFAWKRRGKSVLRLESNLARVVPDATPERLAELSRAGMRSYMRYWMESFRLPTWSKERVERSIDIKDRHYLEEGLASGRGVILALPHLANWDLAGVWVTRSVGVPFTTVAERLKPESLYDRFVAYRESLGMEVLPHTGGSAFGTLARRLRAGGLVCLVADRDLSASGIEVEFFGDTARMPAGPAILAQQTGALLLPVTLWYDDTQVMKGRIHAPIDAPESGTRAEKTSLMTQDLADAFAGGIADHPEDWHMLQRLWLSDLEKREEPGA, encoded by the coding sequence GTGAGCACCCTCAAGGAGCGCCTGAGCGACGGGCTGTACGGCGCCGGCTGGGCGACCGTGAAGAAGCTGCCGGACCCGGTGGCGACGGGCCTCGGACGGCGGATCGCCGACTTCGCGTGGAAGCGGCGCGGCAAGAGCGTCCTGCGTCTGGAGTCCAACCTCGCGCGCGTGGTGCCGGACGCCACGCCCGAGCGGCTCGCCGAGCTGTCGAGGGCCGGCATGCGCTCGTACATGCGGTACTGGATGGAGTCCTTCCGGCTGCCGACCTGGAGCAAGGAGCGGGTCGAGCGGTCCATCGACATCAAGGACCGCCACTATCTGGAGGAGGGCCTCGCCTCCGGGCGCGGCGTCATCCTCGCCCTGCCGCACCTGGCCAACTGGGACCTCGCGGGCGTGTGGGTGACCCGCTCGGTCGGCGTGCCGTTCACCACGGTCGCGGAGCGGCTCAAGCCGGAGTCGCTGTACGACCGGTTCGTCGCCTACCGCGAGTCCCTCGGCATGGAGGTCCTGCCGCACACCGGCGGCTCCGCCTTCGGCACCCTCGCCCGACGGCTGCGGGCCGGCGGCCTGGTCTGCCTGGTCGCCGACCGGGACCTGTCGGCCTCCGGCATCGAGGTCGAGTTCTTCGGGGACACGGCACGGATGCCGGCCGGCCCGGCGATCCTCGCCCAGCAGACCGGCGCGCTGCTGCTGCCCGTGACGCTCTGGTACGACGACACGCAGGTCATGAAGGGCCGGATCCACGCACCGATCGACGCCCCCGAGTCAGGTACGCGGGCCGAGAAGACGTCCTTGATGACACAGGACCTGGCCGACGCCTTCGCCGGCGGCATCGCGGACCATCCGGAGGACTGGCACATGCTGCAACGACTGTGGCTCTCGGACCTGGAGAAGCGGGAGGAGCCGGGCGCGTGA
- the pgsA gene encoding phosphatidylinositol phosphate synthase — MLNKYARAFFTRVLTPFAAFLLRRGVSPDAVTLIGTAGVMAGALVFFPRGEFFWGTIVITLFVFSDLVDGNMARQAGISSRWGAFLDSTLDRVADGAIFGGFALWYAGKGDDNILCAVAIFCLASGQVVSYTKARGESIGLPVAVNGLVERAERLVISLVAAGLAGLHTFGVPGVEVLLPIALWIVAVGSAVTLGQRVVTVRRESAEADAATAGGGGAAS; from the coding sequence ATGCTGAACAAGTACGCGCGTGCCTTTTTCACGCGTGTCCTCACACCGTTCGCCGCGTTTCTGCTCCGGCGGGGCGTCAGCCCCGACGCGGTCACGCTCATCGGCACGGCGGGGGTGATGGCCGGTGCGCTGGTCTTCTTCCCCCGCGGAGAATTCTTCTGGGGCACGATCGTCATCACCCTGTTCGTCTTCTCCGACCTCGTCGACGGAAACATGGCCCGGCAGGCGGGGATCTCCAGCCGCTGGGGCGCCTTCCTCGACTCGACGCTCGACCGGGTCGCCGACGGCGCGATCTTCGGCGGCTTCGCGCTCTGGTACGCCGGCAAGGGCGACGACAACATCCTGTGCGCCGTGGCGATCTTCTGCCTCGCGAGCGGCCAGGTCGTCTCGTACACCAAGGCCCGAGGCGAATCGATTGGCCTGCCCGTCGCGGTGAACGGCCTGGTCGAGCGCGCCGAGCGCCTGGTGATCTCGCTGGTCGCCGCCGGCCTCGCCGGACTCCACACGTTCGGCGTGCCCGGCGTCGAGGTCCTGCTCCCGATCGCCCTGTGGATCGTGGCCGTCGGCAGCGCCGTCACCCTGGGCCAGCGGGTCGTGACCGTGCGCCGGGAATCGGCCGAGGCGGACGCCGCCACGGCCGGGGGCGGCGGGGCGGCCTCGTGA
- a CDS encoding elongation factor G-like protein EF-G2 has translation MGDKAKTPAGAAGRAPTADRPSAVRNVVLVGHSGSGKTTLVEALAQTAGALNRAGRVEDGATVSDYDEIEHRQQRSVQLSLVPVGWDGYKINLLDTPGYADFVGELRAGLRAADAALFVVSAAQEADAVAGSTRMIWEECAAVGMPRAIVVTHLDTARTDFTELTAVCAGLFGRDDPDAVLPLYLPVRGAEGADGHAPATGLVGLLSERIFDYSSGVRRENPPDEAQRELIAEARARLIEGIIAESEDETLMDRYLGGEDIDVKTLVDDLEKAVARGAFHPVLAAAPAADGGTQGLGTLELLELITGGFPSPLEHEAPAVTTPDGRSRPPITCDPEGPLVAEVVKTAADPYVGRISLVRVFSGTLRPDETVHVSGHGLADGSRDGHELHEAEERIGGLTSPFGRQQRPLAECIAGDLACVARLGHAETGDTVSAKDDPLLMEPWTMPEPLLPLAVQAHGKADEDRLSQGLARLVAEDPTLRLEQNQDTRQVVLWCLGEAHQDVALERLRGRYGVQVDAVPYKVALRETFGGPASGRGRHVKQSGGHGQYAICEIDVEPLPPGSGVEFVDKVVGGAVPRQFVPSVEKGIRAQAARGLATGHPLVDIRVTLRDGKAHSVDSSDAAFQTAGALALREAAAEVPVHLLEPVAQVEVLVPDEYVGPVMSDLSGRRGRVVGTDQAGPGRTVVRAEVPEIEIGRYAIDLRSISHGTGRFDRSYARHEPMPPHLSEKIREQAEKGS, from the coding sequence ATGGGTGACAAGGCGAAGACCCCCGCCGGAGCCGCCGGCAGGGCTCCTACGGCCGACCGGCCCTCGGCCGTGCGGAACGTGGTGCTGGTCGGCCACAGCGGATCGGGCAAGACGACGCTCGTCGAGGCCCTCGCGCAGACCGCCGGGGCGCTCAACCGGGCCGGGAGGGTCGAGGACGGCGCGACCGTCTCCGACTACGACGAGATCGAGCACCGCCAGCAGCGCTCCGTACAGCTCTCCCTCGTCCCGGTCGGCTGGGACGGGTACAAGATCAATCTCCTCGACACCCCCGGGTACGCCGACTTCGTCGGGGAGCTGAGGGCCGGTCTGCGCGCGGCGGACGCGGCCCTCTTCGTCGTCTCGGCCGCCCAGGAGGCCGACGCCGTCGCCGGGTCCACCCGCATGATCTGGGAGGAGTGCGCCGCCGTCGGGATGCCGCGCGCCATCGTCGTCACCCACCTCGACACCGCCCGCACCGACTTCACCGAGCTCACCGCCGTCTGCGCCGGGCTCTTCGGCCGGGACGACCCCGACGCCGTCCTCCCGCTGTATCTGCCGGTGCGCGGCGCCGAGGGCGCCGACGGGCACGCGCCCGCGACCGGCCTGGTCGGCCTGCTCTCGGAGCGGATCTTCGACTACTCCTCCGGAGTGCGCCGGGAGAACCCGCCCGACGAGGCGCAGCGGGAGCTCATCGCGGAGGCCCGGGCCCGGCTCATCGAGGGGATCATCGCCGAGAGCGAGGACGAGACCCTGATGGACCGCTATCTCGGCGGCGAGGACATCGACGTGAAGACCCTCGTCGACGACCTGGAGAAGGCCGTCGCCCGGGGTGCCTTCCATCCGGTGCTCGCGGCCGCTCCCGCCGCCGACGGCGGGACGCAGGGCCTCGGCACCCTGGAACTCCTGGAGCTGATCACCGGCGGCTTCCCCTCGCCCCTGGAGCACGAGGCGCCCGCCGTCACGACCCCCGACGGCCGCTCCCGGCCGCCGATCACCTGCGACCCGGAGGGGCCGCTGGTCGCCGAGGTCGTCAAGACGGCCGCCGACCCCTATGTGGGAAGGATCTCCCTGGTCCGGGTCTTCTCCGGCACGCTGCGTCCCGACGAGACCGTGCACGTCTCAGGGCACGGCCTCGCCGACGGCTCCCGCGACGGCCATGAACTCCACGAGGCGGAGGAACGGATCGGCGGGCTCACCTCGCCGTTCGGCAGGCAGCAGCGCCCGCTGGCGGAGTGCATCGCCGGGGACCTCGCCTGTGTCGCCCGGCTCGGCCACGCGGAGACCGGGGACACCGTCTCCGCCAAGGACGATCCGCTCCTGATGGAGCCGTGGACCATGCCGGAGCCACTGCTGCCGCTGGCCGTCCAGGCCCACGGCAAGGCCGACGAGGACCGGCTCTCGCAGGGCCTCGCCCGGCTGGTCGCCGAGGATCCGACCCTGCGGCTCGAACAGAACCAGGACACCCGGCAGGTGGTGCTGTGGTGCCTGGGCGAGGCCCACCAGGACGTCGCCCTGGAGCGGCTGCGCGGCCGGTACGGGGTGCAGGTGGACGCCGTGCCGTACAAGGTGGCGCTGCGCGAGACCTTCGGCGGCCCCGCCTCGGGCCGCGGCCGGCACGTCAAGCAGTCCGGCGGCCACGGCCAGTACGCCATCTGCGAGATCGACGTGGAGCCGCTGCCGCCGGGCAGTGGCGTCGAGTTCGTCGACAAGGTGGTCGGCGGGGCGGTCCCGCGCCAGTTCGTCCCCTCGGTGGAGAAGGGGATCCGGGCGCAGGCCGCGCGGGGGCTCGCGACCGGTCATCCGCTCGTCGACATCCGGGTCACCCTGCGGGACGGCAAGGCCCACTCGGTGGACTCCTCCGACGCGGCCTTCCAGACCGCCGGGGCGCTGGCGCTGCGCGAGGCGGCCGCCGAGGTGCCGGTCCATCTCCTGGAGCCGGTCGCCCAGGTCGAGGTCCTCGTCCCCGACGAGTACGTCGGCCCGGTGATGAGCGATCTGTCGGGGCGGCGCGGCCGGGTCGTCGGCACGGACCAGGCCGGTCCGGGGCGGACCGTGGTCAGGGCCGAGGTACCGGAGATCGAGATCGGACGGTACGCGATCGACCTGCGCTCGATCTCGCACGGCACCGGCCGGTTCGACCGCTCGTACGCCCGGCACGAGCCGATGCCGCCGCACCTGTCGGAGAAGATCCGCGAACAGGCCGAAAAAGGCTCCTAG
- a CDS encoding HIT domain-containing protein — translation MLLSMTTEPEQQIGVGTQDAFQRLWTPHRMAYIQGENKPTGPGAEDGCPFCVIPSKSDEDGLVIARGQHVYAVLNLYPYNGGHLMVVPYRHVADYTDLDETETVELAAFTKRAMVALRAASGAHGFNIGMNQGAVAGAGIAAHLHQHVVPRWGGDTNFMPVVGHTKVLPQLLADTRKMLADAWPATL, via the coding sequence ATGCTGCTCAGCATGACGACTGAGCCGGAGCAGCAGATCGGAGTGGGGACGCAGGACGCGTTCCAGCGCCTGTGGACGCCTCACCGGATGGCGTACATCCAGGGCGAGAACAAGCCCACCGGGCCGGGGGCCGAGGACGGCTGTCCGTTCTGTGTGATTCCGTCGAAGTCGGACGAGGACGGCCTGGTCATCGCCCGCGGCCAGCACGTCTACGCGGTGCTCAACCTCTACCCGTACAACGGCGGTCACCTGATGGTCGTCCCGTACCGCCACGTCGCCGACTACACCGACCTCGACGAGACGGAGACGGTCGAGCTCGCCGCCTTCACCAAGCGGGCGATGGTCGCGCTGCGGGCGGCCTCCGGCGCGCACGGCTTCAACATCGGCATGAACCAGGGTGCCGTCGCGGGCGCCGGCATCGCCGCGCACCTGCACCAGCACGTGGTGCCCCGCTGGGGCGGGGACACCAACTTCATGCCGGTCGTGGGGCACACCAAGGTGCTGCCCCAGCTGCTCGCCGACACCCGGAAGATGCTGGCCGACGCCTGGCCGGCCACCCTCTGA
- a CDS encoding potassium channel family protein produces the protein MRERPPDQPAQERWDRWMETPLTVMALVYLAAYAVRILGHHLPEFVKDLCLVLTFASWAVFLVDYVVRVRLSGLGLLRFVRHHFLDTVVVILPLLRPLRVVSVYDRMQRRHDKPRLTLYARVMTYAGMTAGLLGFAGALTVYHFEYQAPGATIRTFGDAVWWACATLATVGYGDVTPVTPMGRLTAVGIMGVGLALLGAVTGSFSSWLIQAFTREDEKGPPGNTPGAS, from the coding sequence ATGAGAGAAAGGCCCCCCGACCAGCCCGCGCAGGAGCGCTGGGACCGCTGGATGGAGACCCCGCTGACGGTGATGGCCCTGGTCTATCTCGCCGCCTACGCGGTGCGGATCCTGGGCCACCACCTGCCGGAGTTCGTGAAGGACCTCTGTCTCGTGCTGACGTTCGCCTCCTGGGCCGTCTTCCTCGTGGACTATGTCGTACGGGTCAGGCTGAGCGGCCTCGGCCTCCTGCGCTTCGTGCGCCACCACTTCCTCGACACGGTGGTGGTGATCCTGCCGCTGCTGCGCCCCCTGCGGGTCGTGAGTGTCTACGACCGGATGCAGCGCCGCCACGACAAGCCCCGGCTCACGCTCTACGCCCGGGTCATGACGTACGCGGGGATGACGGCGGGCCTGCTCGGCTTCGCGGGGGCACTGACCGTCTACCACTTCGAGTACCAGGCGCCCGGCGCGACGATCCGCACCTTCGGGGACGCGGTGTGGTGGGCGTGCGCGACGCTGGCGACGGTGGGCTACGGGGACGTGACCCCGGTGACACCGATGGGACGTCTCACGGCGGTGGGCATCATGGGGGTCGGTCTGGCCCTGCTCGGCGCGGTGACGGGTTCGTTCTCGTCCTGGCTGATCCAGGCGTTCACCCGGGAGGACGAGAAGGGGCCCCCGGGGAACACCCCGGGGGCCTCCTGA